In one Solanum dulcamara chromosome 1, daSolDulc1.2, whole genome shotgun sequence genomic region, the following are encoded:
- the LOC129899629 gene encoding uncharacterized protein LOC129899629, which translates to MADTTTTISGDSIPIPDKQQSKPMNPLISFISSVLQLFKPPPSPPSKKIEPTAATSDPKPIVSAEEEEKPAVVKFPRQDLPSLKLESEGEEPNTNPIVLWQVYAIGGFFVLRWAWSRWNERRGNRKPSDEEPPPGQE; encoded by the exons ATGGCGGACACCACCACAACAATCTCCGGTGACTCAATTCCGATTCCCGATAAACAGCAAAGCAAACCGATGAACCCACTTATCTCATTTATCTCTAGTGTTCTTCAGCTCTTCAAACCGCCGCCATCGCCACCCAGTAAGAAGATTGAACCCACCGCCGCTACTTCAGACCCCAAACCAATTGTTTCAgctgaagaagaggaaaaacctGCTGTAGTGAAGTTTCCACGACAGGATTTGCCTTCTTTGAAACTCGAATCAGAAGGGGAAGAACCCAATACAAACCCAATCGTCTTGTGGCAG GTATATGCTATCGGAGGGTTCTTTGTTTTAAGGTGGGCATGGTCAAGATGGAATGAGCGTCGTGGAAATAGGAAGCCATCCGATGAAGAACCTCCTCCCGGTCAAGAGTAG